A window from Electrophorus electricus isolate fEleEle1 chromosome 7, fEleEle1.pri, whole genome shotgun sequence encodes these proteins:
- the socs6b gene encoding suppressor of cytokine signaling 6b translates to MKKITFKTIRKSLNIKGKEENECAVSQPDLSAHFPGEESLYGGCYSKELIGCDLDGEEVKGSKSRPKSESLMGTLKRRLSTKQKPKVKGSSPSVCSLEDDTFSSSSAPITFNDLKSQHSSRSLRSHHYSPTPWPLRPTNSEETCIKIGGNVKPLINSSGSSPALNGIRKDLLELQQDNLFEETSSSLKGPDPHVDDLHLEMDDHVPVVIGLSAQDYIQYTMPLDDRIYPEEGPRSFCLDGTSPMDVVPQTDGCSLPVDEVPVDHDLLSPDIFMEPSVNRILLTTANALLHGSRLDAPLSPLLTPLPGGRLPRNLSEFNGTHTQVAESVIHHLSFDPSSAPGVRRVYDAVQNSGPMVVTSLTVELKKLAKQGWYWGPITRWEAEEKLVNLPDGSFLVRDSSDERYLLSLSFRSQGKTLHTRIEHSNGSFSFYEQPDVEGHTSIVDLIDNSIRDSENGAFCYSRSRLPGSATYPVRLTNPVSRFMQVRSLQYLCRFVIRQYTRIDLIQKLPLPNKMKDYLQEKHY, encoded by the coding sequence ATGAAGAAAATTACTTTTAAGACAATTAGAAAGTCCTTAAACAtaaaagggaaagaagagaATGAGTGTGCTGTATCACAGCCAGACCTGTCTGCTCATTTCCCTGGGGAAGAGTCTCTTTATGGAGGCTGCTACAGCAAGGAGCTTATTGGATGTGACTTGGACGGTGAAGAAGTAAAAGGATCCAAAAGCCGACCCAAAAGTGAGAGCCTCATGGGTACTCTAAAAAGGAGACTGTCGACAAAACAGAAGCCAAAAGTCAAAGGGAGTTCTCCATCTGTTTGCTCCTTAGAAGATGACACTTTTTCCTCGTCCTCTGCACCCATCACTTTCAATGACCTGAAATCCCAGCATTCTTCCCGCTCTCTGCGGAGTCATCATTACAGCCCCACTCCATGGCCCCTGAGACCAACAAACTCAGAGGAGACATGCATCAAAATTGGCGGCAACGTGAAGCCACTGATCAATTCATCAGGCTCCAGCCCAGCTCTCAATGGCATTCGGAAGGACTTACTTGAACTCCAGCAAGATAACCTGTTTGAGGAGACCAGCAGTTCGTTGAAAGGTCCTGACCCTCACGTTGACGATTTGCATCTTGAAATGGATGATCATGTGCCTGTAGTCATTGGTCTCTCAGCTCAGGattacatacagtacacaaTGCCTTTAGATGACAGAATTTACCCCGAGGAGGGCCCTCGCTCTTTCTGCTTGGATGGCACTTCACCCATGGATGTGGTGCCACAGACTGATGGATGTTCCCTTCCTGTGGATGAGGTACCTGTTGATCATGATCTTCTATCACCGGACATCTTCATGGAACCATCGGTCAACAGGATTCTGCTGACCACTGCAAATGCCCTGCTGCATGGTTCCAGACTCGATGCCCCTCTTTCCCCTTTGCTAACACCACTGCCTGGGGGTCGCCTCCCCAGGAACCTTTCTGAGTTTAATGGAACGCACACTCAGGTTGCAGAGTCGGTCATACACCATCTTAGCTTTGACCCCAGCTCTGCACCAGGAGTGCGGCGAGTCTATGATGCGGTGCAGAATAGTGGGCCAATGGTGGTCACCAGTCTCACAGTTGAGCTCAAGAAACTAGCTAAGCAGGGCTGGTACTGGGGCCCCATCACACGGTGGGAAGCTGAGGAGAAGCTGGTCAACCTTCCGGATGGTTCCTTCTTGGTCCGCGACAGCTCTGACGAGCGCTATCTCCTAAGCTTGAGCTTTCGCTCGCAGGGAAAGACACTCCACACGCGGATAGAGCACTCCAACGGCAGCTTCAGCTTTTATGAGCAGCCGGACGTGGAAGGCCACACGTCGATCGTGGATCTTATTGATAACTCTATCAGAGATTCAGAAAACGGAGCGTTCTGCTACTCTAGGTCACGCCTGCCTGGCTCCGCCACCTATCCTGTTAGACTGACCAATCCTGTGTCACGATTTATGCAAGTGCGATCACTGCAGTACTTGTGTCGTTTCGTTATTCGTCAGTACACACGTATCGACCTGATCCAGAAATTGCCTTtaccaaacaaaatgaaagattaCTTGCAAGAAAAACACTATTGA
- the crispld1b gene encoding cysteine-rich secretory protein LCCL domain-containing 1b produces the protein MKRTTPCWLSSTALLLAVQTAVAMVIPNATHLEAMLERYMDKEDSWWEGRPRGKRAISHSDMQLILDLHNKLRGQVYPPASNMEYMVWDTDLERSAEDWAQTCLWQHGPPHLLTQIGQNLGAHWGRDRPPTFHVQAWYDEVRDFSYPYPQECDPYCPYRCSGPVCTHYTQLVWATSNRIGCAINICYNMNVWGMIWTKAVYLVCNYSPPGNWYGHAPYKHGRPCSACPASYGGGCKDNLCYKEDGSYRYYAPEPEENNYIEPEAEPARSQDSPPAESTPAPSHSLERNEVISTAQMSQQVECDTKLRDQCKGTTCNRYECPPGCLNNYGKVIGTGHYDMQSSICGAGLHARIIDNDGGWLDITRVGRRPRFAKSYKNGVQTLAKNQSANAFTVSNVPVKAITCDTTVAQYCPFKKPVRHCPRMFCPRNCLYDSHSHVFGSRHYADRSSICRAAIHAGVIQNELGGYLDVMPVDRRKQHSGSSQNGVTTEGLQNPTGGAFRVFAII, from the exons ATGAAGCGCACGACTCCATGCTGGCTCAGCAGCACGGCGTTGCTACTAGCTGTCCAAACTGCGGTCGCCATGGTGATCCCTAACGCCACGCACTTGGAGGCTATGCTGGAACGGTACATGGATAAGGAAGACTCGTGGTGGGAAGGCAGGCCGAGGGGCAAGAGGGCGATTTCCCACAGCGATATGCAGCTCATCCTCGACCTTCACAACAAGTTGAGGGGCCAAGTATATCCCCCAGCCTCCAACATGGAGTACATG GTGTGGGATACAGACCTGGAACGGAGTGCTGAGGACTGGGCTCAGACCTGTCTGTGGCAACATGGCCCCCCTCACCTGCTCACCCAGATCGGGCAGAACTTGGGGGCACACTGGGGCAG AGACAGGCCACCAACGTTTCATGTCCAGGCATGGTACGACGAGGTTCGAGACTTCAGCTACCCCTATCCCCAGGAGTGTGACCCATACTGTCCCTACAGGTGTTCAGGGCCCGTATGCACTCACTATACACAG CTAGTCTGGGCCACCAGCAATAGAATCGGGTGTGCCATCAACATCTGTTACAACATGAATGTATGGGGAATGATATGGACCAAGGCTGTCTATCTAGTCTGCAATTACTCTCCACC GGGGAACTGGTATGGCCATGCTCCGTATAAACACGGACGACCCTGTTCTGCCTGTCCAGCCAGCTATGGGGGTGGCTGCAAAGACAACCTCTGCTACAAAG AGGATGGCAGTTACAGGTATTACGCTCCAGAGCCGGAGGAGAACAACTACATAGAGCCTGAAGCGGAGCCAGCTCGGAGCCAAGACTCCCCCCCTGCAGAGTCAACACCAGCTCCAAGTCACAGCCTGGAGAGGAATGAAGTCATTAGCACTGCACAAATGT CTCAGCAAGTGGAATGTGATACAAAGTTACGAGATCAGTGTAAAGGAACAACCTGCAATAG atatgAATGCCCACCAGGATGTTTAAACAACTATGGAAAGGTAATTGGAACAGGACATTATGATATG CAATCCAGCATTTGTGGAGCAGGATTACATGCCAGGATTATAGACAATGACGGAGGCTGGCTGGACATCACGAGGGTTGGCAGACGCCCGCGCTTCGCCAAGTCCTACAAAAACGGAGTTCAGACACTGGC GAAAAACCAAAGCGCAAATGCCTTCACAGTATCGAACGTGCCAG TAAAAGCAATCACGTGTGACACCACTGTGGCACAGTACTGTCCTTTCAAAAAGCCTGTCAGACATTGTCCAAG GATGTTTTGTCCTCGTAATTGCCTGTACGACAGTCACTCCCACGTGTTTGGGTCACGTCACTACGCAGAC AGGTCTAGTATCTGTCGGGCAGCAATTCATGCTGGTGTGATTCAGAACGAGCTGGGGGGATACCTGGACGTGATGCCTGTGGACAGGAGGAAGCAGCACAGCGGCTCCTCTCAGAATGGTGTCACCACTGAGGG CCTACAGAATCCCACTGGAGGTGCATTCCGAGTGTTCGCCATCATCTGA
- the pi15b gene encoding peptidase inhibitor 15 has translation MGNINFFIDLILLCAASDASALIVKNATDLPTRVNITVSNNVEDQVSASIAKSRRKRYISQSDMIAILDYHNKVRASVFPPAANMEYMVWDDNLARSAEAWAATCIWDHGPPYLLRYLGQNLSVRTGNYRSILQLVKPWYDEVRDYVFPYPRDCNPRCPMRCYGPMCTHYTQMVWATSNRVGCAVQLCYNMVVWGTVWRQATYLVCNYSPKGNWIGEAPYQVGVPCSTCPPIYGASCSNNMCLPALNSNFMYWFK, from the exons ATGGGGAACATCAACTTTTTTATCGACCTGATTCTATTATGTGCCGCCAGCGATGCAAGTGCATTGATCGTAAAAAATGCAACTGATTTACCCACAAGAGTCAACATTACCGTCAGCAACAACGTTGAAGACCAGGTGTCGGCATCCATAGCAAAATCAAGGCGAAAGCGTTACATTTCACAAAGCGACATGATAGCCATCCTGGACTATCACAATAAGGTGCGAGCCAGTGTCTTTCCACCTGCTGCCAACATGGAATACATG GTGTGGGATGACAATCTGGCAAGGTCAGCAGAGGCCTGGGCTGCCACCTGTATCTGGGACCACGGGCCACCATACCTGCTTCGATACCTGGGCCAAAATCTCTCCGTCCGAACTGGCAA CTACCGGTCCATCCTCCAGTTGGTTAAGCCCTGGTATGACGAGGTGAGGGATTACGTATTCCCATACCCCCGTGACTGTAACCCCAGGTGCCCTATGCGCTGTTACGGACCTATgtgtacacattacacacaa ATGGTCTGGGCCACTTCAAACAGAGTCGGGTGTGCGGTTCAGTTGTGCTACAACATGGTGGTGTGGGGAACGGTATGGAGGCAGGCAACATACCTGGTCTGCAATTACTCTCCAAA GGGTAACTGGATAGGAGAGGCACCATACCAGGTTGGGGTGCCATGCTCCACGTGCCCACCAATCTACGGAGCCTCCTGCAGCAATAACATGTGTCTCCCTGCCCTTAACTCCAACTTCATGTACTGGTTTAAGTAA